The following are encoded in a window of uncultured Ilyobacter sp. genomic DNA:
- a CDS encoding TIGR02206 family membrane protein translates to MNKFELFSKEHFFYLVSYSLITFLFIILSLKVENKKKFARNSAIIIGILKISELAYRLIVLDEPIRFLLPLHLCNLTLIAAIIAMISGSRFFLNLTYFWSAGTVFALLTPEVRINFPHLLNIIFFLTHFYLIFSAVSCIKTFNFKPTFKNLIKAFKYVNFAFIIIFFINLMLGTNYMFVNYKPSFRSPLDYMGPWPYYIVCLEIITFICFALMYLPFHKKKR, encoded by the coding sequence TTGAACAAGTTTGAGCTATTCAGCAAAGAGCATTTTTTCTATCTGGTATCTTACTCTCTTATTACTTTTCTTTTTATCATTTTATCTTTAAAGGTGGAAAATAAAAAGAAATTTGCCAGGAACTCTGCTATTATTATTGGAATTTTAAAGATAAGTGAATTGGCGTATAGGCTTATAGTTCTAGATGAACCTATCAGATTTTTACTTCCCCTTCACCTTTGCAATCTGACTCTTATAGCTGCAATTATTGCTATGATCTCTGGAAGTAGATTTTTTTTAAACCTTACGTACTTTTGGAGTGCAGGTACGGTATTTGCCCTTCTCACTCCAGAAGTAAGGATAAATTTTCCCCATCTTCTAAATATAATTTTTTTCTTAACACACTTTTATCTTATTTTTTCCGCTGTATCTTGTATAAAGACTTTCAATTTCAAACCAACCTTTAAAAATCTTATAAAAGCCTTTAAGTATGTAAATTTTGCCTTTATAATAATTTTCTTTATAAATCTTATGTTAGGGACAAACTACATGTTTGTTAACTATAAACCTTCCTTCAGGAGTCCTTTAGATTATATGGGCCCTTGGCCGTACTATATTGTATGCTTAGAAATTATAACTTTTATCTGTTTTGCTCTTATGTACCTGCCTTTTCACAAAAAAAAAAGGTAG